A genome region from Candidatus Hydrogenedens sp. includes the following:
- a CDS encoding Gfo/Idh/MocA family oxidoreductase, with protein MAKKIRVGFVGAGGIAILHHQRFSTVKQAEIVALNEPSSVSLERFYKHCPGSEKLPVYSNYKDMIKKENLDAVVILSPHTLHYEQIMYSLNCGLHVLTEKPMVCSIAHAKEVIQKAKKVNKVLMISYQRHFEPPFRYMREQIQKGAIGEVQFVQALLSQEWLRLTRNTWRQIPKLSGGGQLNDSGSHFIDIMMWMTGMKVKEVFAKVEKFDVSVDINSALTLKFENGALGNLSVIGNAPGWYEDHTIVGSKGALFLRQGIGVFQQDEFGKPIKVKLPKISSDPDRNFIMSILGKEKPEVPPECGLRTMEVTESAWKSAKAGKPVRVP; from the coding sequence ATGGCAAAGAAAATTCGAGTAGGTTTTGTCGGTGCAGGAGGTATAGCCATTTTGCACCATCAACGATTTTCAACAGTTAAGCAAGCCGAAATAGTGGCTTTAAATGAACCCAGTTCTGTGTCTCTCGAAAGATTTTATAAACATTGTCCCGGCTCCGAAAAACTACCTGTTTATTCTAATTATAAGGATATGATTAAAAAAGAAAATCTGGATGCGGTAGTTATATTGAGCCCTCACACATTGCATTATGAGCAAATTATGTATTCCTTGAATTGCGGTTTGCATGTCCTTACAGAAAAGCCTATGGTATGTTCTATTGCTCATGCCAAAGAGGTTATCCAGAAAGCAAAAAAAGTAAATAAGGTTTTAATGATTTCTTATCAACGCCATTTTGAACCCCCCTTCCGTTATATGCGTGAACAGATACAAAAGGGTGCTATCGGAGAGGTGCAGTTTGTGCAGGCATTACTTTCCCAGGAATGGTTGCGATTGACACGCAATACATGGAGGCAAATTCCGAAACTTTCCGGTGGTGGGCAATTGAATGATTCGGGAAGTCATTTTATTGATATTATGATGTGGATGACAGGTATGAAAGTAAAAGAAGTATTTGCTAAGGTAGAAAAATTTGATGTGTCTGTGGATATTAACTCTGCTTTGACCCTGAAATTTGAGAATGGGGCATTAGGAAATTTATCTGTTATTGGAAATGCACCAGGTTGGTATGAGGACCATACGATTGTAGGAAGTAAAGGGGCATTATTCCTTAGACAAGGTATCGGTGTTTTTCAGCAAGATGAATTCGGCAAACCTATAAAAGTAAAACTTCCAAAAATTTCCAGCGACCCTGACCGTAATTTTATTATGAGTATTTTGGGAAAAGAAAAGCCAGAAGTTCCACCCGAATGTGGTCTGAGAACAATGGAAGTTACAGAATCTGCATGGAAATCCGCAAAGGCAGGCAAACCTGTCCGCGTCCCCTAA
- a CDS encoding PmoA family protein, producing MKNASLFLCMLFSILFSISVCAESGNLFMTDEFLSFFNGPRKIADYRYTNVPFKPYIKRFFTPSGLQVLEDAPHDHLHHHGLMFAIAVNDTNYWEESEKSGHQIHQKFSNINIGEKLPISMSSFVEELAWKSPEKDIPQLTEIRKISSGYWEQENANVILWETQLENPSETEIAKLTGHHYFGLGIRLLTTPLEKVDIITPIEDNLENVRGDEYLRNSPWCAIVVKNEIGTFTLLMVDMPDSVRYPARWFSMRMPFVYISATRNLWKEPLEISPRDKVLCKNILVLWDGEKTKEALEKAVEEINNLCKQK from the coding sequence ATGAAAAATGCCTCTTTATTTTTATGTATGTTGTTTTCGATATTATTTTCAATATCTGTTTGTGCGGAGAGTGGTAACCTTTTCATGACGGATGAATTTTTATCTTTTTTTAATGGTCCCCGTAAAATTGCCGATTATCGGTATACAAATGTGCCTTTTAAGCCCTATATCAAGAGATTTTTTACCCCATCTGGACTTCAAGTCCTGGAAGATGCTCCTCATGACCATTTACATCATCATGGTTTGATGTTTGCTATTGCGGTTAATGATACCAATTACTGGGAAGAGAGCGAAAAAAGTGGACATCAAATCCATCAAAAATTCTCCAATATAAATATAGGAGAAAAATTACCTATCTCAATGAGTTCTTTTGTTGAAGAATTAGCATGGAAAAGTCCTGAAAAAGATATTCCCCAATTAACAGAAATACGGAAAATTTCTTCTGGGTATTGGGAACAAGAAAATGCTAATGTTATACTCTGGGAGACACAATTGGAAAATCCATCAGAAACAGAGATTGCGAAACTTACAGGTCATCATTATTTCGGATTAGGAATACGGCTTTTAACAACACCGTTAGAAAAAGTAGATATTATTACTCCTATAGAGGATAATCTGGAAAATGTGCGGGGTGATGAATATCTTCGTAATTCGCCATGGTGTGCTATTGTGGTGAAGAATGAAATAGGCACTTTTACCTTACTGATGGTTGATATGCCTGATAGTGTGCGTTATCCTGCTCGTTGGTTTAGCATGCGAATGCCCTTTGTTTATATTTCTGCAACCCGAAATTTATGGAAAGAACCACTTGAAATATCACCCCGAGATAAAGTATTGTGTAAAAATATACTTGTTTTATGGGATGGGGAAAAGACAAAAGAGGCATTGGAAAAGGCTGTAGAAGAAATTAATAATTTGTGTAAACAAAAATAA
- a CDS encoding uroporphyrinogen decarboxylase family protein: MDKMATRYQNCLKRYVTALRNEKPDCVPIRPFVAEFTARYCGFTCQQVTHDYRIAFDAVCQTVKDFDWDAVVPNMVYVWTGLAQSLGLKYYGVPGIDLDPNTGFQYREPPEDQAFMKEDEYDELISDPTGFLYEKWLPRVSTEVVETGKPVNVRTYQALVKTAMAMYDYFYAFGPQIERLKTECGTASAIAGIFKAPLDIIADKLRGYIGLTMDLLIQPDKVLKACEALMPHLYHVAKTTADPDKLVPIGFWMHRGCTPFVTREQFHKFYWPTLKPIIEELWNDRHQVLFYAEGNWNEHLESFAELPEKSIVFHIDRSSPEKSQKILGEKFCLSGGLPNAILAVGTPKEVREHCKKLIKLLSRDGGYIMDASAIIQNDAKVENIQAFTETTREYGIYNGSGWSGIDNVFNNKETEQSVNAIKNQKPSWLSCYPPAGVCLPWEEKRKEIPQIKGDELLVEQIWNGIEAHGYTFIWQMLLSF, encoded by the coding sequence ATGGATAAAATGGCTACCCGTTATCAAAATTGTTTGAAGCGATATGTAACTGCTTTGAGGAATGAGAAGCCTGATTGTGTTCCTATTCGTCCATTTGTAGCGGAGTTTACAGCCCGTTATTGTGGTTTTACCTGCCAACAAGTAACTCACGATTATCGAATTGCCTTTGATGCAGTTTGTCAAACTGTGAAGGATTTCGATTGGGATGCCGTTGTCCCTAATATGGTATATGTATGGACCGGATTGGCACAATCTTTGGGATTAAAATATTATGGAGTTCCCGGAATTGACCTTGACCCGAATACGGGATTTCAATATAGAGAACCCCCCGAAGACCAGGCTTTTATGAAAGAAGATGAATATGATGAATTGATTTCCGACCCAACGGGTTTCCTTTATGAAAAGTGGTTGCCTCGTGTATCTACAGAAGTGGTCGAGACAGGTAAGCCTGTAAATGTAAGAACTTATCAGGCTCTGGTTAAGACAGCAATGGCAATGTATGATTATTTTTACGCTTTTGGTCCACAAATAGAACGACTTAAAACAGAATGTGGAACTGCTTCAGCCATTGCAGGTATTTTCAAGGCACCGTTAGATATTATTGCAGATAAATTACGCGGTTATATCGGTTTAACAATGGATTTGTTAATCCAGCCGGATAAAGTGCTGAAAGCATGCGAAGCCTTAATGCCACATTTGTATCATGTAGCAAAAACGACGGCAGACCCTGATAAGTTAGTTCCTATTGGGTTTTGGATGCATCGCGGTTGCACTCCATTTGTAACCCGTGAACAATTCCATAAATTTTACTGGCCTACATTAAAACCTATTATTGAAGAACTCTGGAACGATAGACATCAGGTGCTGTTCTATGCAGAAGGGAATTGGAATGAACATCTGGAATCTTTCGCAGAATTGCCCGAAAAAAGCATTGTGTTCCATATTGACCGTAGTTCCCCGGAAAAATCGCAAAAAATATTAGGTGAAAAATTCTGCCTTAGTGGTGGATTACCCAATGCAATTCTTGCCGTGGGAACACCGAAGGAAGTGCGGGAACACTGCAAGAAGTTAATAAAACTTTTATCCAGAGATGGCGGATATATTATGGACGCCAGTGCCATTATTCAAAATGATGCAAAAGTCGAAAATATTCAGGCTTTTACAGAAACAACCCGCGAATATGGAATCTACAATGGTTCAGGTTGGTCAGGAATTGACAATGTATTTAATAATAAAGAGACAGAACAATCTGTAAACGCTATAAAAAACCAGAAGCCCTCGTGGTTGTCTTGTTATCCTCCTGCGGGTGTATGTTTGCCCTGGGAAGAAAAACGCAAAGAAATACCTCAAATCAAAGGAGATGAATTGTTAGTTGAACAAATCTGGAACGGAATTGAGGCTCATGGCTACACCTTTATCTGGCAAATGCTACTGTCCTTTTAG
- a CDS encoding uroporphyrinogen decarboxylase family protein — protein MLYDKSYQGLSLQGENIKRMMFYDYPKWVPVQVFFLPACINKYKTAINELMEKHRRLFPIYDRFDEEKPIEYKDFYVEGEVTDCWGCVWKNLHGGMVGKVAGHPLENWDYFEEWKKHIPNPETDGILGPKNWNEIEKEIQRKKEEGILSPDFPLPHGFHFMLLWDLRGFENFMLDMLMEEPRLTELMNIIMEYNNYSVRKILDLGTPFLGLAEDLGIQNNLPISKELWDKYVKPGYEITVGEAKKRGIPVYLHSDGHILPIIQDLIDLGVTLLNPQSRANGIYPLCEQVLRKVAINLDLDRQLFPVAEKSDIKKHVQEIFNAFYLPEGGLMLNIEINEDVSLEIMDYLFSLVEDYCSLPNPEDTNFSKIGLF, from the coding sequence ATGCTATATGACAAATCCTATCAAGGCTTATCTCTTCAGGGGGAGAATATAAAACGGATGATGTTTTATGATTATCCGAAGTGGGTTCCTGTGCAGGTATTTTTTCTCCCCGCCTGTATAAATAAATACAAGACAGCTATAAATGAACTTATGGAGAAGCACAGACGATTATTTCCTATATATGACAGGTTTGATGAAGAAAAACCGATTGAATATAAGGACTTTTATGTTGAAGGAGAAGTTACGGATTGTTGGGGATGCGTATGGAAAAATTTGCATGGAGGTATGGTCGGTAAGGTAGCAGGGCATCCCTTGGAGAATTGGGATTATTTTGAAGAGTGGAAAAAGCATATACCCAATCCAGAAACTGATGGTATTCTGGGACCTAAGAACTGGAATGAGATAGAAAAAGAGATTCAAAGGAAAAAGGAAGAGGGAATATTATCCCCTGATTTTCCACTTCCCCATGGTTTCCACTTTATGCTTTTATGGGACTTACGAGGTTTTGAGAATTTTATGTTAGATATGCTTATGGAAGAGCCGCGTCTTACCGAATTGATGAATATTATTATGGAGTATAACAATTATTCCGTAAGGAAGATATTAGATTTAGGCACACCTTTTTTAGGACTTGCAGAAGATTTGGGAATACAAAATAATTTGCCTATAAGCAAAGAGTTGTGGGATAAATATGTAAAACCGGGTTATGAAATAACTGTGGGAGAAGCAAAGAAACGCGGAATCCCTGTTTATCTACATTCCGATGGACATATTTTGCCTATTATACAAGACCTTATTGATTTGGGGGTAACCTTACTCAATCCACAATCGCGTGCTAATGGTATTTATCCTCTTTGTGAACAGGTCCTTAGAAAAGTGGCCATTAATCTTGACCTTGACCGACAATTGTTTCCTGTTGCGGAGAAGTCAGATATAAAAAAGCATGTTCAAGAAATATTTAATGCATTTTATCTGCCTGAGGGAGGGCTAATGTTAAATATTGAAATTAATGAGGATGTTTCGCTTGAAATAATGGATTATCTATTCTCACTTGTAGAAGACTACTGCTCTTTGCCCAATCCTGAAGATACAAATTTTTCAAAAATAGGATTGTTTTAA
- a CDS encoding Gfo/Idh/MocA family oxidoreductase: MKQSQTNQNQGISRRSFIKTTAAGLIATASVSAVKSATAQNNRLGIGIIGCGGRGTHLSQAVKYLQDNDKTVQFKAFCDIYRPRLDKLADIYGGKKYMDYRELLNDKEVDVVIIATPDHHHARQTIEAVKAGKHVYCEKPMTHWTQWELAKQMTEAVKQSDCVFQIGTQAMSDSVWKQMKELVEQGKIGQPVHVECGYFRLGDWGERGMPIDDPNAKPGPDLNWDAFLEDAPKREFDVSRFFRWRMYADYAGGMSTDLYPHILTPVVYTIGVHMPKIVVGIGGKLRYEEREIPDTFDMLINYNNKTDLALLGTQANEYQGTALRGQNRVPVIRGWEGTLTINEEDIVYWPAKALKTQNPERIPIQKGENLTDYLRSFIDCCMRKDKNTLSPIDMAFEVQTTLIMGMLSWKDSKMYTYEEGKGPIAL; this comes from the coding sequence ATGAAACAATCTCAAACAAATCAAAATCAAGGTATAAGTCGTCGAAGTTTTATTAAAACTACAGCCGCAGGGCTTATTGCTACCGCAAGTGTATCGGCCGTTAAGAGTGCTACCGCTCAGAATAACCGATTAGGTATAGGGATAATAGGTTGTGGAGGTAGAGGAACACATCTGTCTCAGGCAGTAAAATACTTGCAGGACAATGATAAAACTGTGCAGTTCAAAGCATTTTGTGATATATATCGTCCCCGATTGGATAAATTAGCAGATATTTATGGTGGTAAGAAGTATATGGATTATCGGGAATTACTAAATGACAAAGAGGTAGATGTTGTAATTATTGCTACACCGGACCACCATCATGCTCGTCAAACGATAGAAGCCGTAAAAGCAGGCAAGCATGTATATTGTGAAAAGCCAATGACACACTGGACCCAATGGGAATTAGCAAAACAAATGACGGAAGCAGTAAAACAGTCCGACTGTGTTTTTCAGATTGGAACACAAGCCATGTCGGATAGTGTCTGGAAACAAATGAAGGAATTGGTAGAACAGGGGAAAATTGGTCAGCCTGTGCATGTAGAATGTGGATATTTCCGTTTAGGGGATTGGGGTGAAAGGGGTATGCCGATTGATGACCCCAATGCTAAACCCGGTCCTGATTTAAATTGGGATGCTTTTTTAGAAGATGCTCCAAAACGGGAATTTGATGTTAGTAGGTTTTTCCGATGGAGGATGTATGCTGACTATGCCGGTGGAATGTCTACAGATTTATATCCCCATATATTAACACCTGTTGTTTATACCATTGGAGTTCACATGCCGAAGATTGTTGTAGGTATCGGAGGAAAATTACGCTATGAAGAAAGAGAAATCCCAGATACTTTTGACATGCTTATTAACTATAATAACAAAACTGATTTGGCTCTTTTAGGGACACAGGCAAATGAATATCAAGGGACTGCCCTTCGTGGACAAAATCGCGTTCCTGTTATTCGCGGTTGGGAAGGAACATTAACAATTAATGAAGAAGATATTGTTTACTGGCCTGCAAAAGCTCTTAAAACTCAAAATCCAGAAAGAATACCTATTCAAAAAGGAGAAAATTTGACGGATTATCTACGCAGTTTTATAGATTGTTGTATGCGTAAAGATAAAAACACATTAAGTCCTATTGATATGGCTTTTGAAGTCCAGACGACACTAATTATGGGTATGTTATCTTGGAAAGATAGTAAGATGTATACCTATGAAGAAGGAAAAGGACCTATAGCCTTATAA
- a CDS encoding transglycosylase SLT domain-containing protein produces the protein MNGKKVYIFILCFGCLLTRIEAQSSEEEIFENFKKGVFAQEKGDFQSALSCYENIKDNELYIFPFVRLRMAQCKDALNQTDEAICILKDLISKDEKESAWRLPVNYHLAKYYEKQGNNNLACEYYRKIYPSSFLPWWLVAYLTDCGTFLVSTDKFQKEGADCLRKVVNYGGYNLYRKNALLSLCLSSKDDDKIFAIRYLLKSGYLSEAWFILYNNVQSEFLTYVGPSNAIEKWRIFEDAGKGFVSQVKQNKQIEYVSLLYEYALRCSISSAKYRLANTIFDLMNDDFPVNFDPGEYLYWVGQKAEKDKNEEHVILYYNLLLDRFPQHKKVPDALFLLGLWFYNKGEWEKAQKYLESIEKNYPQSSYYPRAMYLLSSIFEKKGDKLKTQTYCQKALQGNIGDYYVHCSADKLIKGFHDNDAKIKIVPLKHLPVSALVKSTPLTMDENKIRQQIGTDAELKGLFYFSQLGTEEKEWIAYYICNQIQAGKRDEKDLVFLSHAGPSQVVWDYIYSIHLKEFTNVCDEYKNQIFLPLPYYKSVVEWAKKMAIDPYLMWAIMKQESSYRTSVISTSNARGLLQLIPSTAEWIVKKDSRLKEIDPLLWKYPEYNIALGTAYFRYLLERFNGNIVYAIAGYNAGPGRVDEWKKKMKDNDLETFIESIPFTETRNYVKKVLGNYAGYHSIYKGF, from the coding sequence ATGAATGGGAAGAAAGTATATATATTTATTCTTTGCTTTGGTTGCTTATTGACTCGTATAGAGGCTCAAAGTTCGGAAGAAGAGATATTTGAGAATTTTAAAAAAGGTGTTTTTGCTCAGGAAAAGGGGGATTTTCAATCCGCATTAAGTTGCTATGAAAATATAAAAGATAATGAGTTATATATTTTCCCGTTTGTTCGGTTGAGAATGGCCCAATGTAAAGATGCACTAAATCAAACAGATGAAGCGATATGTATTCTTAAGGACCTTATATCTAAGGATGAAAAAGAATCAGCATGGAGATTGCCTGTTAACTATCATCTTGCTAAATATTACGAAAAGCAAGGCAATAACAATTTAGCATGCGAATATTATAGAAAAATATATCCCTCCTCGTTTTTACCATGGTGGTTGGTTGCTTATTTGACAGATTGTGGAACATTTTTAGTAAGCACAGATAAATTTCAAAAAGAAGGTGCAGATTGCTTGCGGAAGGTGGTAAATTATGGAGGATATAATCTCTACCGCAAAAATGCCCTTTTAAGTTTGTGTCTTTCATCGAAAGATGACGATAAAATCTTTGCAATTCGCTATTTACTCAAAAGCGGTTATCTTTCGGAAGCATGGTTTATTTTATATAACAATGTCCAATCTGAGTTTCTTACTTATGTAGGTCCCTCAAATGCAATAGAAAAATGGAGGATATTTGAAGATGCAGGGAAAGGTTTTGTTTCGCAGGTAAAACAAAACAAACAGATAGAATATGTTTCCTTGCTTTACGAATATGCCTTGCGATGTTCTATTTCCTCTGCGAAATATCGCCTTGCCAATACTATTTTTGATTTGATGAACGATGATTTCCCCGTAAATTTTGACCCGGGTGAGTATTTGTATTGGGTAGGACAAAAAGCTGAAAAAGACAAAAATGAAGAACATGTAATTTTATACTATAACCTTTTATTAGACCGTTTTCCTCAACACAAAAAGGTTCCGGATGCTTTATTTCTATTAGGTTTATGGTTTTATAACAAAGGAGAATGGGAAAAGGCACAGAAATATTTGGAAAGTATTGAAAAAAACTATCCCCAATCTTCATATTATCCCCGAGCCATGTATTTACTCTCTTCTATATTCGAGAAAAAAGGAGATAAATTAAAGACACAAACATATTGTCAGAAGGCGTTACAGGGGAACATTGGAGATTATTATGTCCATTGTTCTGCAGACAAATTGATAAAAGGTTTTCATGATAATGATGCAAAAATAAAAATTGTTCCTTTAAAACATCTGCCTGTGTCTGCATTGGTGAAAAGCACTCCATTAACAATGGATGAAAATAAAATTAGGCAACAAATAGGGACAGATGCAGAATTAAAAGGATTATTCTATTTCAGTCAATTAGGAACGGAAGAAAAAGAATGGATAGCCTATTATATTTGCAATCAAATACAAGCAGGTAAAAGAGATGAAAAAGATTTAGTATTCCTATCTCATGCAGGACCCTCTCAGGTGGTTTGGGATTATATATATTCAATTCATTTAAAGGAATTTACAAATGTCTGTGATGAATATAAGAACCAGATTTTCTTACCACTTCCTTACTATAAATCTGTTGTAGAATGGGCAAAAAAAATGGCTATTGACCCTTATCTAATGTGGGCTATTATGAAACAAGAAAGTTCCTATCGCACCTCCGTAATATCTACTTCAAATGCCAGAGGCCTTTTACAACTTATTCCCAGCACAGCAGAATGGATTGTAAAAAAAGATAGCCGATTAAAAGAAATAGACCCTTTACTATGGAAATACCCAGAATATAATATCGCTCTGGGCACTGCATATTTTCGATACTTGCTGGAGCGATTTAACGGGAATATTGTGTATGCAATAGCGGGATATAATGCAGGTCCTGGTAGAGTAGATGAATGGAAGAAAAAAATGAAAGATAATGATTTAGAAACATTTATAGAAAGTATACCTTTTACAGAAACACGAAACTATGTAAAAAAAGTTTTAGGCAACTACGCAGGCTACCATTCTATTTACAAAGGTTTTTAG
- a CDS encoding DUF1080 domain-containing protein yields MRMVKFFFITAMLMVSGYSAMAQDVAEGQWINLFDGESLFGWVPFGDVDWSVQNGVLTATKGSGGWLATTCPFANFELSAKIKVSGDGTAGLAIRVPLEGHYSENGGGAITLQAGGDYDISVRAVGNSVSASVNGNPVEGLNITNAKGHIGILYHKYHDKKKAAKIEVQSIKLKPVQLKSLFNGVDLTGWNIIPDHKSVFSVVDGALNIKDGKGQIETADVYKDFLLQLDIFVNGKALNSGVFFRGPKGVFWKGYETQVKNAWLNNDRTKPVDFGTGGIYGVQESRKVVSNDKEWYTKTIVCDGNHMAVWLNGYLVSDLYDVRPVHPENDGKNGYVPSAGTIHLQGHDPTTDLSFKNINIQVYPEK; encoded by the coding sequence ATGCGTATGGTTAAGTTCTTTTTCATTACTGCCATGCTAATGGTTAGTGGCTATTCTGCAATGGCTCAGGATGTTGCTGAAGGACAGTGGATAAACCTGTTCGATGGCGAATCTCTTTTTGGTTGGGTCCCGTTTGGTGATGTTGACTGGAGTGTTCAAAACGGCGTCCTTACTGCGACGAAAGGCAGTGGCGGATGGCTTGCTACAACTTGCCCCTTTGCTAATTTTGAATTATCGGCAAAGATAAAAGTCTCCGGCGATGGCACAGCAGGTTTAGCAATTCGTGTCCCATTAGAAGGACATTATTCAGAAAATGGTGGTGGTGCCATTACATTACAAGCCGGTGGAGATTATGATATATCTGTCAGAGCTGTAGGAAATTCTGTATCCGCATCCGTCAATGGTAATCCTGTAGAAGGATTAAATATTACCAATGCGAAAGGGCATATCGGTATTCTGTATCATAAATATCATGACAAGAAAAAAGCGGCTAAAATTGAGGTGCAGTCCATTAAATTAAAGCCCGTTCAGCTGAAATCTTTGTTTAATGGTGTTGACCTAACAGGTTGGAATATTATCCCTGACCATAAATCTGTTTTCTCGGTTGTTGATGGTGCCTTGAATATTAAAGACGGTAAGGGACAGATTGAAACAGCGGATGTATATAAAGATTTCTTATTACAGTTAGACATTTTTGTTAATGGGAAGGCACTAAACAGTGGTGTGTTCTTCCGTGGACCTAAAGGTGTATTCTGGAAGGGTTATGAGACTCAAGTCAAGAATGCATGGCTTAACAATGACCGCACAAAACCTGTAGATTTCGGAACGGGTGGTATCTATGGTGTTCAAGAATCCCGCAAAGTTGTATCAAACGATAAAGAATGGTATACCAAGACTATCGTTTGCGATGGTAATCACATGGCTGTTTGGTTAAATGGCTACCTTGTAAGTGATTTATATGATGTTCGCCCTGTTCACCCTGAAAATGATGGTAAAAATGGGTATGTTCCATCCGCTGGAACCATACATTTACAAGGACACGACCCCACGACCGATTTGTCCTTCAAAAACATAAATATACAGGTATATCCTGAAAAGTAA
- a CDS encoding folylpolyglutamate synthase/dihydrofolate synthase family protein: MDVYSKGLPAEDIDFLKTLVLHGVKLGLENINALLHYVGEPQKKFLSVHVGGTNGKGSTVAYIDRIFREQGIRTGKFTSPHLIDLAERFQINGTPISTEELHEQITFFRNVIEKTGILPTFFEFCTAIAFHWFALQKVEWAIVEVGMGGRLDSTNIIFPKVCAITNIGLEHTQYLGDTLEKIASEKAGIIKEKVPVVIGEKKQEVRDIFYKKAKDLSAPLWQIEKDFHVSWERTTDRAKLTYQSPVREIKGAFSRLSALYQCENAGVAIAVIDWLGQKGFFIKEEAILRGLANVRWPGRLDLISQSPWVLLDAAHNPDGIERLVENLEDKVSVVFSVADDKNVEGIIKLLSPYVNEFIITQFYGKRAMSAEKIKEIVSTTNVPFYIEQDFCSALEQGWKKAQQGHKLLVTGSIYAIGQTYEWLIKKGVIKKIEF, from the coding sequence AGCCACAAAAGAAATTTTTATCGGTTCATGTAGGTGGGACAAACGGTAAAGGTAGTACGGTTGCTTATATTGATAGGATTTTTCGGGAACAGGGAATTCGAACAGGAAAGTTTACAAGTCCTCATCTTATAGATTTGGCAGAACGGTTTCAGATAAATGGAACTCCAATTTCCACAGAGGAATTACATGAACAGATAACATTTTTCAGGAATGTTATTGAGAAGACAGGGATTCTACCCACATTTTTTGAGTTTTGCACCGCGATTGCCTTCCATTGGTTTGCTCTTCAAAAAGTGGAATGGGCAATAGTAGAAGTCGGAATGGGGGGAAGATTGGACTCTACAAATATTATTTTCCCCAAAGTTTGTGCTATTACAAATATCGGTTTGGAACATACGCAATATTTAGGGGATACATTGGAAAAAATTGCCTCGGAGAAGGCAGGGATAATAAAAGAAAAAGTCCCCGTAGTTATTGGTGAAAAAAAACAAGAGGTTAGAGACATCTTTTATAAAAAAGCGAAAGATTTATCGGCGCCGTTATGGCAAATAGAAAAAGATTTCCATGTTTCCTGGGAAAGAACTACGGATAGGGCAAAACTGACATATCAAAGTCCTGTACGAGAAATCAAAGGAGCCTTTTCACGACTGTCCGCATTATATCAATGTGAAAATGCAGGGGTAGCCATAGCGGTAATAGATTGGCTTGGCCAAAAAGGTTTTTTTATAAAAGAAGAAGCTATTCTTAGGGGTCTTGCAAATGTGCGTTGGCCCGGAAGACTTGATTTAATATCACAATCTCCCTGGGTATTATTAGATGCCGCTCATAATCCGGATGGAATAGAAAGATTGGTTGAAAATCTTGAAGATAAAGTGTCGGTAGTGTTTTCTGTTGCAGATGATAAAAATGTTGAAGGTATTATTAAATTACTGTCTCCGTATGTTAATGAATTTATAATAACACAGTTTTACGGAAAGCGAGCCATGTCTGCTGAGAAAATAAAAGAAATTGTTTCAACAACAAATGTCCCTTTTTATATTGAACAAGATTTCTGTTCTGCTCTGGAACAAGGCTGGAAAAAAGCCCAACAAGGGCACAAATTGCTTGTTACTGGCTCCATCTATGCAATCGGACAGACTTATGAATGGCTTATTAAAAAAGGTGTTATAAAGAAAATAGAGTTTTAA